The proteins below come from a single Miscanthus floridulus cultivar M001 chromosome 1, ASM1932011v1, whole genome shotgun sequence genomic window:
- the LOC136491696 gene encoding D-xylose-proton symporter-like 2 isoform X2 — translation MASHPPPAEPSSDSNKGQSEQEEIHVSSGGVQAYTDDDDCESRRPLLLRAPASVECYSVSAAVFPFFFPALGGLLYGYDIGATSGATISLKSSTFSGTTWYNLSSVQTGLVVSGSLYGALIGSVLAYTIADFLGRRKELILASISYLIGVLTTAVAPNFAIMVVGRFLYGIGIGLAMHAAPMYIAETAPSQIRGMLISLKEFFIVLGMLLGYIAGNLYVEVVCGWRYMYASSTPLCLIMGAGMCWLPSSPRWLLLCAIQGKGNLPETKENATWCLCRLRGQASPDLVSEQIDLILEELSYVDQEKQASFGEIFQGKCLKAMIIGCGLVFFQQVTGQPSVLYYAATIFQSAGFSGASDATRVSILLGLLKLIMTGVAVLVVDRLGRRPLLIGGVSGITVALFLLSSYYTLLKDASYVAVIALLLYVGCYQLSFGPIGWLMISEVFPLRLRGRGLGVAVLVNFASNALVTFAFSPLEDLIGTGVLFSGFGVIAVASLVFVFWIVPETKGLTLEEIEASL, via the exons ATGGCTTCCCATCCTCCTCCAGCGGAGCCGTCTTCTGACTCCAACAAG GGGCAGAGCGAGCAGGAGGAGATCCACGTCTCATCCGGCGGCGTTCAGGCTTACACCGACGACGACGACTGCGAGAGCAGGCGCCCCTTGCTGCTCAGGGCTCCCGCCTCCGTCGAGTGCTACTCCGTCTCCGCCGCCGTCTTCCC GTTTTTCTTTCCAGCTTTGGGAGGCCTTCTCTATGGCTATGACATTGGGGCAACATCCGGTGCAACCATATCACTCAAG TCATCGACATTCAGTGGTACTACTTGGTACAATTTGTCATCTGTGCAAACTGGCCTTGTG GTCAGTGGCTCACTGTATGGTGCTTTGATCGGCTCTGTCTTGGCATATACAATTGCAGACTTTTTAG GACGACGCAAAGAGCTTATCCTCGCTTCTATCTCATATTTGATTGGAGTCCTGACGACAGCAGTAGCACCCAACTTCGCTATCATGGTGGTTGGCCGCTTTTTATATGGCATAGGAATTGGATTG GCTATGCATGCTGCTCCAATGTATATTGCAGAGACAGCACCGAGTCAAATAAGAGGCATGCTCATTTCTCTAAAGGAGTTCTTTATTGTTCTTGGGATGCTT CTTGGTTATATAGCAGGAAATCTCTATGTTGAAGTGGTTTGTGGTTGGCGTTACATGTATGCCTCCAGCACACCATTATGTCTCATAATGGGAGCTGGAATGTGCTGGTTACCCTCATCACCTAGGTGGCTCTTGTTATGTGCCATACAAGGGAAGGGAAATCTGCCAGAGACAAAAGAAAATGCAACCTGGTGCTTATGTCGATTGAGGGGTCAAGCTTCACCTGATTTGGTCTCAGAGCAGATTGACTTGATTCTGGAGGAACTTTCGTATGTTGATCAAGAGAAGCAAGCTAGCTTTGGTGAGATCTTTCAAGGAAAATGTCTTAAAGCAATGATAATTGGATGTGGTTTGGTGTTCTTTCAGCAG GTCACTGGTCAACCTAGCGTGCTATACTATGCTGCTACGATCTTTCAG AGTGCTGGATTTTCTGGGGCATCTGATGCCACTCGTGTGTCAATTCTTCTTGGCTTACTGAAG CTAATCATGACCGGAGTAGCAGTCCTTGTGGTTGACAGACTTGGCAGAAGACCATTACTTATTGGAGGTGTCAGTGGAATC ACTGTTGCCTTATTTTTGCTGTCCTCCTACTACACTTTACTGAAAGATGCCTCCTATGTGGCTGTAATAGCACTTCTACTATATGTTGGTTGTTATCAG CTCTCATTTGGTCCTATTGGCTGGCTTATGATCTCAGAGGTTTTCCCGCTGAGGCTGCGAGGGCGTGGACTGGGTGTTGCTGTTCTTGTGAATTTTGCGTCTAACGCTCTGGTCACCTTTGCTTTCTCTCCACTGGAG GATTTGATTGGAACGGGGGTGCTCTTCTCTGGATTCGGGGTGATTGCTGTGGCATCTCTTGTATTCGTATTCTGGATCGTCCCTGAGACAAAAGGACTCACCCTGGAAGAGATTGAAGCGAGTCTGTAG
- the LOC136491696 gene encoding D-xylose-proton symporter-like 2 isoform X1 — protein MASHPPPAEPSSDSNKQGQSEQEEIHVSSGGVQAYTDDDDCESRRPLLLRAPASVECYSVSAAVFPFFFPALGGLLYGYDIGATSGATISLKSSTFSGTTWYNLSSVQTGLVVSGSLYGALIGSVLAYTIADFLGRRKELILASISYLIGVLTTAVAPNFAIMVVGRFLYGIGIGLAMHAAPMYIAETAPSQIRGMLISLKEFFIVLGMLLGYIAGNLYVEVVCGWRYMYASSTPLCLIMGAGMCWLPSSPRWLLLCAIQGKGNLPETKENATWCLCRLRGQASPDLVSEQIDLILEELSYVDQEKQASFGEIFQGKCLKAMIIGCGLVFFQQVTGQPSVLYYAATIFQSAGFSGASDATRVSILLGLLKLIMTGVAVLVVDRLGRRPLLIGGVSGITVALFLLSSYYTLLKDASYVAVIALLLYVGCYQLSFGPIGWLMISEVFPLRLRGRGLGVAVLVNFASNALVTFAFSPLEDLIGTGVLFSGFGVIAVASLVFVFWIVPETKGLTLEEIEASL, from the exons ATGGCTTCCCATCCTCCTCCAGCGGAGCCGTCTTCTGACTCCAACAAG CAGGGGCAGAGCGAGCAGGAGGAGATCCACGTCTCATCCGGCGGCGTTCAGGCTTACACCGACGACGACGACTGCGAGAGCAGGCGCCCCTTGCTGCTCAGGGCTCCCGCCTCCGTCGAGTGCTACTCCGTCTCCGCCGCCGTCTTCCC GTTTTTCTTTCCAGCTTTGGGAGGCCTTCTCTATGGCTATGACATTGGGGCAACATCCGGTGCAACCATATCACTCAAG TCATCGACATTCAGTGGTACTACTTGGTACAATTTGTCATCTGTGCAAACTGGCCTTGTG GTCAGTGGCTCACTGTATGGTGCTTTGATCGGCTCTGTCTTGGCATATACAATTGCAGACTTTTTAG GACGACGCAAAGAGCTTATCCTCGCTTCTATCTCATATTTGATTGGAGTCCTGACGACAGCAGTAGCACCCAACTTCGCTATCATGGTGGTTGGCCGCTTTTTATATGGCATAGGAATTGGATTG GCTATGCATGCTGCTCCAATGTATATTGCAGAGACAGCACCGAGTCAAATAAGAGGCATGCTCATTTCTCTAAAGGAGTTCTTTATTGTTCTTGGGATGCTT CTTGGTTATATAGCAGGAAATCTCTATGTTGAAGTGGTTTGTGGTTGGCGTTACATGTATGCCTCCAGCACACCATTATGTCTCATAATGGGAGCTGGAATGTGCTGGTTACCCTCATCACCTAGGTGGCTCTTGTTATGTGCCATACAAGGGAAGGGAAATCTGCCAGAGACAAAAGAAAATGCAACCTGGTGCTTATGTCGATTGAGGGGTCAAGCTTCACCTGATTTGGTCTCAGAGCAGATTGACTTGATTCTGGAGGAACTTTCGTATGTTGATCAAGAGAAGCAAGCTAGCTTTGGTGAGATCTTTCAAGGAAAATGTCTTAAAGCAATGATAATTGGATGTGGTTTGGTGTTCTTTCAGCAG GTCACTGGTCAACCTAGCGTGCTATACTATGCTGCTACGATCTTTCAG AGTGCTGGATTTTCTGGGGCATCTGATGCCACTCGTGTGTCAATTCTTCTTGGCTTACTGAAG CTAATCATGACCGGAGTAGCAGTCCTTGTGGTTGACAGACTTGGCAGAAGACCATTACTTATTGGAGGTGTCAGTGGAATC ACTGTTGCCTTATTTTTGCTGTCCTCCTACTACACTTTACTGAAAGATGCCTCCTATGTGGCTGTAATAGCACTTCTACTATATGTTGGTTGTTATCAG CTCTCATTTGGTCCTATTGGCTGGCTTATGATCTCAGAGGTTTTCCCGCTGAGGCTGCGAGGGCGTGGACTGGGTGTTGCTGTTCTTGTGAATTTTGCGTCTAACGCTCTGGTCACCTTTGCTTTCTCTCCACTGGAG GATTTGATTGGAACGGGGGTGCTCTTCTCTGGATTCGGGGTGATTGCTGTGGCATCTCTTGTATTCGTATTCTGGATCGTCCCTGAGACAAAAGGACTCACCCTGGAAGAGATTGAAGCGAGTCTGTAG